The following are encoded in a window of Castanea sativa cultivar Marrone di Chiusa Pesio chromosome 9, ASM4071231v1 genomic DNA:
- the LOC142611040 gene encoding uncharacterized protein LOC142611040 produces the protein MLSITNESSFYQNQESSDMGGTEPKKKLKKLRSVKLSKLPSLRSSTRRAKSRSNNLPIVLSANVSSSGKSTPFEMSDGSPNFMKATSSAGAKKETSQNSVTRLMRRSSFKPGKSLTRMSSLRFKRPLMSKSSGGTELQRKLKKSRSMKKASFEGSSLSIRSRESGYQASPHTSESSFSSNGQIRKKSRAPNPKPVFSGNKSVRIITRTSSLKPMKVLTKMGTFKSKKNSMGRCSNTCQFSDSSMRKATCSSTLKNSKFPVSLELHPGGHESERTSIMKVCRYTYCSLHGHHHNDSPPLKRFISTKRRLLKTQKSMKRDSQFLKGSRSGNMKKGIQTNKMVHNRDPAARKSRRAISPIEEKAGRDFTVDIYAEPEATSNAVVTSGGKDEGLSDFDYDAEMLHSERSQPHIYEATDMKRREESSVASNHYDEEANSNLTDDMYNADSESFGENFKANCLIVEPPDGYRRPILDRFVESTGSNSVVSSDIDHEPMEEEITGGEEKKGCSNDVEGKMQFKNQKYIRMWRLLYKHAVVGIDGKVENQHHLDGLDSEEQVEDGNNLLGMNNSSSSEDFSEATEDTAKESHDAYQQRNELSQIDAIKLVQDAVDNILLQDFQDNSTDDQSTTSSTSSDQELLGKSHGEGGDRSMPDSREPAKDSMIQDKKPIWLNINTISTPKDEKTASEVGNKSDKKMLKGWSNLKKIILLKRFVKAVEKVRNFKPRGPRYLSLKPDPEAVKVSLRHQTTDKRKNTEEWMLDHALQQVISKLAPAQKQKVALLVEAFEKVLPLQEIETSQRSNAAVCTRTNSIQSCNGFSIQSGDETCQERSYEESAENLPRKTSYLEKEFKDYPDQVGDFLTDKQQTPVKFSELGANLESCCIKTEHDILASQATKEDWKEKQIVAINLDKVGNKFILADDQPDSINSCSQEVKVPSSCDEFSLKPDDIVSTCLEEVQENGEVSREFTSSSEPCNSGSESMATQEERGGAKPESQSLPGFSPIEESKHCSTADVANDTQFEKQKNMGLWGLVYKHMVSALAENDETKPHLDEAGKEEQASNANSLPVTSISNSCQNFSEINQNMEMDNKPDDQKVELQRIEAIKLVEEAIDEILLPEMQDHSTDDQQINSGINQDKELSEEKRGEGGEPFISKCKILDKDSFVESENTDSEEKRLISDSVSTQEEEKTEMKVGKKSNQHITRSWSNVKKLILLKRFIKAIEKVRRFNPREPRYLPLELDPEAEKVHLRHQDMDQKKNAEEWMLDYALQQVVAKLTPERKRKVELLVKAFETVTPTIGS, from the exons ATGTTGTCAATAACCAATGAATCATCTTTTTATCAGAATCAAGAAAGTAGTGACATGGGAGGAACAGAGCCaaagaagaagctgaagaaaTTGAGGTCAGTCAAGCTTTCAAAATTGCCAAGCTTAAGATCATCCACAAGGAGGGCTAAATCTCGGTCCAATAACCTTCCCATTGTCTTATCTGCTAATGTATCAAGCTCAGGGAAGTCAACTCCATTTGAAATGTCAGATGGATCTCCAAATTTTATGAAGGCAACAAGCAGTGCAGGTGCAAAGAAGGAAACTTCGCAG AATTCAGTGACAAGGTTGATGAGGAGATCAAGCTTTAAGCCTGGGAAGAGTTTAACAAGAATGTCTAGTTTGAGGTTCAAGAGGCCTTTGATGAGTAAAAGCTCTGGAGGGACAGAGTTGCAAAGGAAACTGAAGAAGTCAAGATCAATGAAGAAGGCAAGTTTTGAGGGGTCAAGTCTATCCATAAGAAGCAGGGAATCTGGCTATCAGGCAAGTCCCCATACTTCTGAATCCAGTTTTAGTAGCAATGGTCAAATTAGGAAAAAATCAAGAGCTCCAAATCCAAAACCAGTCTTTTCTGGTAACAAATCTGTGAGAATTATAACAAGAACATCAAGTTTGAAACCCATGAAAGTGCTAACAAAAATGGGTACtttcaaatcaaagaaaaattccaTGGGGAGATGTTCTAACACATGTCAATTCTCGGACTCAAGCATGCGTAAAGCTACCTGTTCTTCAACTCTCAAGAACTCCAAATTCCCTGTCTCCTTGGAGCTTCATCCTGGAGGACATGAATCTGAAAGAACTTCAATCATGAAGGTTTGTCGATACACTTACTGCTCTCTTCATGGCCATCATCATAATGATTCACCTCCATTGAAGCGCTTCATATCTACAAAGCGGCGTTTATTGAAGACCCAGAAGAGCATGAAACGGGACAGTCAATTTCTTAAAGGCAGCCGGTCTGGAAATATGAAGAAAGGAATTCAGACAAACAAAATGGTCCACAATAGAGATCCTGCAGCTCGTAAATCTCGCAGAGCTATCTCTCCCATTGAAGAAAAAGCAGGCAGGGACTTCACTGTAGATATATATGCTGAACCAGAAGCCACATCAAATGCAGTAGTCACTTCAGGTGGAAAAGATGAGGGGCTCAGTGATTTTGATTATGATGCTGAGATGCTGCATAGTGAAAGGTCACAGCCACATATATATGAAGCCACTGATATGAAGAGAAGGGAAGAGAGTAGTGTTGCATCCAACCATTATGATGAAGAGGCTAATTCCAATCTCACTGATGACATGTACAATGCTGATTCAGAATCATTTGGCGAAAATTTTAAGGCCAATTGTTTAATTGTTGAACCTCCTGATGGATATAGAAGACCAATCCTTGATAGATTTGTGGAATCAACAGGAAGTAACAGTGTGGTCTCTTCTGATATTGATCATGAGCCAATGGAGGAAGAAATTACAGGCggtgaagaaaagaaaggatgtTCAAACGATGTAGAAGGCAAGATGCAGTTTAAAAATCAGAAATATATCCGAATGTGGCGCTTGCTATATAAGCATGCAGTGGTAGGTATTGATGGAAAAGTTGAAAACCAGCATCATCTAGATGGATTGGACAGTGAAGAACAAGTGGAAGATGGCAACAACTTACTTGGAATGAACAACTCTAGTTCTTCTGAGGATTTTTCTGAAGCAACTGAAGACACCGCTAAGGAAAGTCATGATGCATACCAACAAAGGAATGAGCTCAGCCAGATTGATGCTATTAAGCTGGTACAAGATGCAGTCGATAATATCCTTCTCCAAGACTTTCAAGACAACTCAACTGATGATCAATCAACTACTAGTAGCACAAGTTCAGACCAGGAACTCTTAGGAAAGAGTCATGGTGAGGGTGGGGATCGGAGCATGCCAGATTCCAGAGAGCCTGCTAAAGACAGTATGATACAAGATAAAAAGCCAATATGGCTCAACATCAATACTATTAGTACTCCCAAAGATGAGAAAACAGCATCTGAGGTGGGAAACAAATCCGACAAGAAAATGCTCAAGGGCTGGAGCAATTTGAAAAAGATAATCCTCCTCAAGAGATTTGTCAAGGCAGTGGAGAAGGTGAGGAATTTCAAACCCCGAGGGCCACGATATCTATCTTTGAAGCCTGACCCAGAAGCAGTAAAAGTTAGTCTGAGGCACCAAACAACAGACAAGAGAAAAAACACTGAGGAATGGATGCTTGATCATGCACTTCAACAGGTCATTTCTAAATTAGCTCCagctcaaaaacaaaaagtagcaCTGCTTGTAGAAGCTTTTGAGAAAGTACTTCCACTTCAGGAAATTGAAACTAGCCAGAGGTCCAATGCAGCAGTTTGCACTCGAACAAATTCCATTCAATCTTGTAATGGTTTTTCAATTCAAAGTGGAGATGAAACATGTCAAGAAAGAAGTTATGAAGAGTCTGCTGAGAACTTGCCAAGAAAAACATCATATCTAGAGAAAGAATTCAAAGACTATCCAGACCAAGTTGGAGATTTTCTTACTGACAAACAGCAAACTCCAGTGAAATTTTCTGAGCTTGGAGCAAATTTGGAGAGTTGCTGCATTAAAACAGAACATGACATTCTTGCTTCTCAAGCCACCAAAGAAGACTGGAAGGAAAAGCAAATTGTTGCCATCAATCTTGATAAGGTGGGCAACAAATTCATTCTTGCTGATGATCAGCCTGATTCCATCAACAGTTGTTCACAGGAGGTCAAAGTCCCCAGCTCATGTGATGAATTCTCCTTGAAGCCAGACGACATTGTGAGCACCTGTCTTGAAGAAGTTCAAGAGAATGGAGAAGTCTCCAGAGAATTTACTTCAAGTTCAGAACCTTGCAACAGTGGTTCTGAATCAATGGCAACCCAGGAAGAAAGAGGAGGAGCTAAGCCAGAATCTCAGTCCCTTCCAGGGTTTTCTCCAATTGAAGAATCTAAGCATTGTTCCACCGCTGATGTAGCAAATGATACACAATttgaaaaacagaaaaacatgGGGCTGTGGGGCTTAGTATATAAGCACATGGTATCAGCTCTTGCAGAAAATGATGAAACCAAGCCACATCTTGATGAAGCAGGTAAAGAAGAACAAGCGAGCAATGCCAACTCATTGCCTGTAACAAGCATCTCCAATTCTTGTCAAAATTTCTCAGAAATAAATCAAAACATGGAAATGGATAACAAGCCAGATGACCAGAAGGTTGAACTCCAACGTATTGAGGCCATTAAGCTTGTAGAAGAAGCAATTGATGAAATCCTTCTTCCAGAAATGCAGGACCACTCAACTGATGATCAACAAATCAACAGTGGCATAAATCAAGATAAAGAGCTCTCAGAAGAGAAACGTGGTGAAGGAGGGGAACCATTCATCTCGAAGTGCAAAATTTTGGATAAAGACAGCTTCGTGGAGTCTGAAAATACAGATTCAGAAGAAAAAAGGCTCATATCTGATAGTGTAAGtacccaagaagaagagaaaacagaAATGAAGGTGGGAAAGAAATCTAACCAGCACATAACAAGGAGCTGGAGCAATGTGAAAAAATTGATCCTACTTAAAAGATTCATCAAGGCAATAGAAAAAGTAAGGAGATTTAATCCACGGGAGCCACGGTATTTGCCTTTGGAGCTGGACCCTGAAGCAGAAAAGGTTCATTTAAGGCATCAAGACATGGATCAGAAAAAGAATGCTGAGGAATGGATGCTTGATTATGCACTTCAACAGGTTGTTGCAAAACTAACTCCAGAACGGAAAAGAAAAGTGGAACTTCTTGTAAAAGCATTTGAAACAGTCACTCCAACCATTGGAAGTTGA